A window of Psychrobium sp. MM17-31 genomic DNA:
TCGACATGGTTAAAATCAACGATAATAGCTGGTTGTCGCTAAGTGCTAATTCCTATCATTCATCTGATGGTGTGAACTGGACTAAAGTAGTCAGTCCTAATATGGTGAATGGAAAGTTCTCTGCATACTTTCAACTATTTAGTAGTGACAACAAGGCTCATGTTATCGTCGAGCAAGAAGATAACCTTGGCAATGCCCATTTCTTCTATCGCAATACCAATAACGGTTCAATTTGGTCAGATCCCGTTGCCATCGATATTGGCGATTTCTCGGGTTTTACGAGAGGATCACTACGCTTTAGCGAAGACAGTAGCAAGCCTTGGCACATGACCAATGTGAACAGTAATCAGAGTATTGCAATTTCTACTGCAGACGCTGTTGGAGAATGGCAGTTAACCGCTGAAGATGTGTGTAGCAATGAAGCAGAATGTGATATCGAAGAAGTTAATGTTCGAGCAGCACCGCTATCGACCACCGAGTTATTTAGCATGCAATACAGCGAAACTTATAGCGAACAATTAGATACAACCTGTTTCGCCAGCGACTTAAAGTGGTGGCACAAACAAGACGACGATAGCTGGTTATCAACTGATACCAACTTGGCGTCACTAACCCGAAATCAAGGCTGTAATGACGAACAACCAGCACCGCTACAAGTATTAAGTCACAATAACGGTAACTTGGTAGAGCTGCGTACTGAAAATGGACGCAATAGCTATTTTAGTGAAGATAAAAGCTCTTGGCGCAGTTTTAACTTTGCTAACTTCCCACTACAACAGGTTAGCTACTCACCCACGGCAGTATTAGCGACCATAGACACCTCTGACAGCGGCCAGTTCTTGTTTAAGCATTCAGCTAGCTTGCTGGGCGTATCCAATCATCGACTAGTGGTGGTTGAGACGGAGTAATACCTCAATAAATTGTCCCCAAGAGCAAGCAACTTCGCTACTTGGGAACATTTTGATTCTTTGCCAAAAACTAAACGGCAATCAGACAACAAAAAGCCCCGCCTATCAATCGATAAGCGGGGCTTTAAACGCTCTAAGAACTAACGATTAAACGCGTTTTACAGGAACTGCAGCATCGTATTTAGTTGTCATTTCTTCTGTAGGCGGAGTAAAGCGTGTTAGGTCGATGCCTTCAACTGCTGACTTGTACTCGTCCATAGTTGGGAAACGACCAAGCACTGTTGAAAGAACTACTAACGGTGTAGAACCTAGTAGTGATTCACCTTTCTTATCGCTTGCATCAGCTACAACACGGCCTTGGAATAGACGTGTTGAAGTAGCGATTACAGTGTCACCTGGTTCAGCTTTCTCTTGGTTACCCATACATAGGTTACAACCAGGACGCTCTAGGTACATGATGTTGTCGTACTTAGTACGTGCTGCTTCTTTCGGGTTAGTATCGTCGAATACGAAACCAGAGTACTTAGCTAGGATATCCCAGTCGCCTTCAGCTTTTAGCTCATCAACGATGTTGTACGTTGGTGGAGCAACAACTAATGGTGCTTTGAATTCGATAGCACCGTTTTGCTTCTCAAGGTTACGGAACATTTGCGCGATGATTTGCATATCGCCTTTGTGAACCATACAAGAACCTACGAAACCTAAATCTACTGGCTTGCCATCGTAGTAAGAAACTGGACGAATAACATCGTGAGTGTAGCGCTTAGATACGTCTTCGTTGTTTACGTCTGGATCGGCAATCATTGGCTCAGCAATAGCGTCTAAGTCAATTTCAACTTCAGCGTAGTACTTAGCGTTGTCATCTGGTGCTAGTGCTGGTTGCTCGCCAGACTTGATGCCTGCGATACGCTCGTCAGCTAGCTTGATTAAGCCACCTAGCATGCCTGCTTCGTTTTCCATACCCTTGTCGATCATGATTTGGATACGGCTCTTAGCAAGTTCGATAGACTCGATTAACGTCTCGTTGTTTGAGATACAGATAGACGCTTTCGCTTTCATTTCTGCAGACCAGTCAGTGAACGTGAACGCTTGGTCAGCTAGAAGAGTACCGATGTGTACTTCGATGATGCGACCTTGGAATACGTTTTCACCGTCGAACTGCTTAAGCATTTGTGCTTGTGTAGCATGTACGATATCACGGAAGTCCATGTGACCAGCCATGTTGCCTTTGAACGTAACTTTTACCGACTCTGGAATTGGCATTGCCGATTCACCTGTTGCAAGCGCAATTGCAACCGTACCTGAGTCAGCACCGAATGCTACACCTTTAGACATACGCGTGTGAGAGTCACCACCGATAATGATTGCGCGATCATCGATAGTGATGTCGTTCAATACTTTATGGATAACGTCAGTCATTGAGTGGTAAACGCCTTTTGGATCACGTGCTGTGATAACACCAAATGCGTTCATGAATGCCATTAGCTTAGGCGTGTTAGCTTTTGCTTTGTTGTCCCATACAGAAGCTGTGTGACAACCAGATTGGAAAGCACCGTCAACGCTTGTTGAGATAGTAGAAGCAGCCATAGCTTCTAATTCCTGACAAGTCATTGGACCCGTAGTATCTTGAGAACCAACGATGTTTACTTTAACACGTACGTCAGAACCGGCGTGTAGCGGCGCGTCGGAAGCAACACCTACTGCGTTGCGGTTAAAGATCTTCTCAACAGCAGTTAGGCCTTGGCCTTCATGAGAAATTTCTTTTGATTGTGCGTAAACGGCTGGCGCATCAACACCTAGCGTTTCCGCTGCGAAAGTTTGTAGCTTCTTACCGAAAGTAACAGCATAAGAACCGCCAGCTTTCATGAACTCCATTTTTTGTGGAGTGAATGCCGAAGAAATGTCTGCTAATTCGTCGCCGCCGTTGAATAATTTCTTCGCTTTCGTGTCGATAGTTAACACAGTACCTGTAGCAACTGAGTATGCTTCTTCTAGTACTGGGTCGCCGTTAGCATCTGTTACTGTGTTGCCGTCTGCGTCTACTTTCTTAACCCAGTTTTTAAGGTCAAGACCGATACCACCTGTTACGTCAACAGTAGTTAGGAAGATAGGTGCGATACCGTTTGTACCAGCAACAACTGGTGCAATGTTAATGAATGGAACGTAAGGAGACGCTTGCTCACCAGCCCATAGTGCAACGTTGTTAACACCTGACATACGAGAAGAACCAACACCCATGGTGCCTTTTTCAGCAACAAGCATAACTTTCTTGCCTGGGTGCTGCTCTTGAAGAGCAACGATTTCTTGCTGTGCTTCAGGTGTAATCATACACTGGCCGTGTAATTCACGGTCCGCACGTGAGTGAGATTGGTGACCTGGAGATAATAAGTCAGTTGAGATATCACCAACACCAGCGATGTAAGTAACAACTTCAATTTTCTCTTGAACTTCAGGAAGTTTAGTGAAGAACTCAGCGTTTGCGTAGCTTTCTAAAATGTCTTTTGCTACAGCATTACCCGCTTTGAATGCATCTTGTAAACGTGCAGTGTCAGCGTCGTATAAGAATACTTGCGTCTTAAGTACTGTTGCCGCTTGTGTTGCTAGTTCAGCATTATCACCTAGTGCTAAGTCTAGAAGTGCTGCGATTGATGGACCACCTTTCATGTGAGAAAGCAATTCGAAGGCAAACTCTACTGAAATTTCAGCAACAGTTTCTTGGCCTGTGATGATTTCTTTTAGGAAAGCGGCTTTAACACCTGCAGCACTTGTTGTACCTGGCAGAGTGTTGTAAATGAAGAATTTTAAAGACTCTTCGCGGTGCTCGTTACCAGTATCTTTGATTTGAGCGATGATTTCAGATAACAGCTCTGCGCTGTCGATTGGCTTTGGCGCAAGACCTAGTTCGGTTTTACGGCTTTCAATTTCTGCTAAATAATCTAAATACAGACTCATTGGACACTCTCTCGCTATCTAACGCTAATGCTCATTGTCATTAGCTGGGAATAATTTTGCGGCACATTTTACCTGATTTTTTGTTTACTATAAATCCTTTGAATGCGCAAACGACATTCATGCAGATTATGGTTAACATAAATAATTCATATACAAGTGTAGCACTCATATCAATTGTGACAACGTGTTAAATCTTCGGCAAATTATCCTGCAATTTCACTCGTTAATTAGTCGTACAACTAACTTTACCGAAATATATAACCAACTGATATTTAATAACTATCAACAGCGTACATAATGAGGATTAACAATCTACACCCTAAGTCGAGTCAACAAATTTGATTATTTCCGTAAGATGGTGATTAAAAATCAATCGTTGTTGGTTAACGTATCGTGAGAGATTTGTAGTACTAAGAAATAAGCTCTCCACCAACACTTATAATAATAAGAGGTAATCACTGTGCTTGAACAATACCGTAAACACATCGAAGAGCGCGCCGCAGAAGGCGTTGTTCCTAAACCATTAGATGCAGCGCAAGTTGCTGAATTAGTCGAGTTAGTTAAACAGCCACCAGCGGGCGAAGAAGAATTAGTCTTAGATTTACTTACCAATCGCGTGCCACCGGGCGTTGATGAAGCGGCTTATGTTAAAGCAGGCTTTTTAGCCGCGGTTGCTAAAGGCGATACTAGCTCTCCTATTTTATCTAGTGAACGCGCGACTGAACTTCTTGGC
This region includes:
- a CDS encoding bifunctional aconitate hydratase 2/2-methylisocitrate dehydratase, with the translated sequence MSLYLDYLAEIESRKTELGLAPKPIDSAELLSEIIAQIKDTGNEHREESLKFFIYNTLPGTTSAAGVKAAFLKEIITGQETVAEISVEFAFELLSHMKGGPSIAALLDLALGDNAELATQAATVLKTQVFLYDADTARLQDAFKAGNAVAKDILESYANAEFFTKLPEVQEKIEVVTYIAGVGDISTDLLSPGHQSHSRADRELHGQCMITPEAQQEIVALQEQHPGKKVMLVAEKGTMGVGSSRMSGVNNVALWAGEQASPYVPFINIAPVVAGTNGIAPIFLTTVDVTGGIGLDLKNWVKKVDADGNTVTDANGDPVLEEAYSVATGTVLTIDTKAKKLFNGGDELADISSAFTPQKMEFMKAGGSYAVTFGKKLQTFAAETLGVDAPAVYAQSKEISHEGQGLTAVEKIFNRNAVGVASDAPLHAGSDVRVKVNIVGSQDTTGPMTCQELEAMAASTISTSVDGAFQSGCHTASVWDNKAKANTPKLMAFMNAFGVITARDPKGVYHSMTDVIHKVLNDITIDDRAIIIGGDSHTRMSKGVAFGADSGTVAIALATGESAMPIPESVKVTFKGNMAGHMDFRDIVHATQAQMLKQFDGENVFQGRIIEVHIGTLLADQAFTFTDWSAEMKAKASICISNNETLIESIELAKSRIQIMIDKGMENEAGMLGGLIKLADERIAGIKSGEQPALAPDDNAKYYAEVEIDLDAIAEPMIADPDVNNEDVSKRYTHDVIRPVSYYDGKPVDLGFVGSCMVHKGDMQIIAQMFRNLEKQNGAIEFKAPLVVAPPTYNIVDELKAEGDWDILAKYSGFVFDDTNPKEAARTKYDNIMYLERPGCNLCMGNQEKAEPGDTVIATSTRLFQGRVVADASDKKGESLLGSTPLVVLSTVLGRFPTMDEYKSAVEGIDLTRFTPPTEEMTTKYDAAVPVKRV